The following proteins come from a genomic window of Pseudomonas putida:
- a CDS encoding polyprenyl synthetase family protein — translation MQPQTFYRAVADDFSAVDEIIKKQLTSRVPLVSKIGDYITSAGGKRLRPLLVLLCGKALGREGDDLRLLAATIEFLHTATLLHDDVVDMSGMRRGRSTANALWGNAPSVLVGDFLYSRSFEMMVELGSMPVMQILSKATRVIAEGEVLQLSRVRDASTSEEVYMEVIRGKTAMLFEASTHSAAALAGATDEQREALRTFGDHLGVAFQLVDDLLDYKGDSQTLGKNVGDDLAEGKPTLPLIYTMREGTPEQAALVRKAIQKGGLEDLEQIRVAVEASGALDYTAQLARDYVKRAIECLEVLPASQYRDALVELSEFAVARTH, via the coding sequence ATGCAACCCCAAACCTTCTACCGCGCGGTAGCTGACGATTTCAGCGCCGTCGACGAGATCATCAAGAAGCAGCTGACCTCGCGCGTGCCGCTGGTATCGAAGATCGGCGACTATATCACGTCGGCCGGCGGCAAACGCCTGCGCCCCCTGCTGGTGCTGCTGTGTGGCAAGGCCCTGGGCCGCGAGGGTGACGACCTGCGCCTGCTCGCCGCAACCATCGAGTTCCTGCACACCGCCACCCTGCTGCACGACGATGTGGTCGACATGTCCGGCATGCGCCGCGGCCGCTCCACCGCCAATGCCCTGTGGGGCAACGCACCGAGCGTGCTGGTGGGCGACTTCCTTTATTCGCGCTCGTTCGAAATGATGGTCGAGCTGGGCTCCATGCCGGTCATGCAGATCCTCTCCAAGGCCACCCGGGTGATCGCCGAAGGCGAAGTGCTGCAGCTGTCGCGCGTGCGCGATGCCAGCACCAGCGAAGAGGTGTACATGGAGGTCATCCGCGGCAAGACCGCGATGCTGTTCGAGGCCTCGACCCACAGCGCCGCAGCGCTGGCCGGTGCCACCGACGAGCAGCGCGAGGCGCTGCGCACCTTCGGCGACCACCTGGGCGTGGCTTTCCAACTGGTCGACGACCTGCTGGACTACAAAGGCGATTCGCAGACCCTGGGCAAGAACGTCGGCGACGACCTGGCCGAAGGCAAGCCAACCCTGCCGCTGATCTACACCATGCGCGAAGGCACGCCAGAGCAGGCTGCACTGGTGCGCAAGGCGATCCAGAAGGGTGGCCTGGAAGACCTGGAGCAGATCCGCGTGGCGGTCGAAGCTTCGGGTGCGCTGGACTACACCGCGCAGCTGGCCCGTGATTACGTGAAGCGGGCCATTGAGTGCCTGGAAGTGCTGCCGGCCAGCCAATACCGGGATGCACTGGTCGAGCTGAGTGAGTTTGCGGTAGCGCGCACGCACTAA
- a CDS encoding zinc ribbon domain-containing protein YjdM, with product MSTLPPCPKCNSEYTYEDGTQLICPECAHEWSANGEADAGSDDVVKKDSVGNVLQDGDTVTVIKDLKVKGSSLVVKVGTKVKNIRLCDGDHDIDCKIDGIGAMKLKSEFVRKV from the coding sequence GTGAGCACTTTGCCGCCCTGCCCCAAATGCAATTCTGAATACACCTACGAGGATGGCACCCAGCTGATCTGCCCTGAATGCGCCCACGAGTGGTCGGCCAACGGCGAAGCCGATGCCGGCAGCGATGACGTGGTGAAAAAGGATTCGGTGGGCAACGTGCTGCAGGACGGCGACACCGTCACCGTGATCAAGGACCTCAAGGTCAAGGGCTCCTCCCTGGTGGTAAAGGTCGGCACCAAGGTCAAGAACATCCGTCTGTGCGACGGCGACCACGACATCGACTGCAAGATCGACGGCATTGGCGCCATGAAGCTGAAGTCGGAATTCGTGCGCAAGGTCTGA
- a CDS encoding FKBP-type peptidyl-prolyl cis-trans isomerase — MSELNLSTDETRVSYGIGRQLGGQLRDNPPPGVNLEAIVAGLTDAFNGADSRVSEADLSASFKVIRDVMQAEAAAKAEAAAATGKEFLAENAKREGITTLASGLQFEVLTAGEGAKPTRESNVRTHYHGTLIDGTVFDSSYERGQPAEFPVGGVIAGWTEALQLMNAGSKWRLYVPSELAYGAQGVGSIPPHSVLVFDVELLDVL, encoded by the coding sequence ATGTCCGAACTCAACCTGTCCACCGACGAAACCCGCGTAAGCTACGGCATCGGCCGTCAGCTGGGCGGCCAGCTGCGCGACAACCCGCCACCGGGCGTCAACCTGGAAGCGATCGTGGCCGGCCTGACCGACGCCTTCAACGGTGCCGACAGCCGCGTCAGCGAAGCCGACCTGTCGGCCAGCTTCAAGGTCATCCGTGACGTGATGCAAGCCGAAGCCGCTGCCAAGGCTGAAGCCGCGGCTGCCACCGGCAAGGAATTCCTGGCCGAGAACGCCAAGCGCGAAGGCATCACCACCCTCGCTTCGGGCCTGCAGTTCGAAGTGCTGACCGCTGGCGAAGGCGCCAAGCCGACCCGCGAAAGCAACGTGCGTACCCACTACCACGGCACGCTGATCGACGGCACCGTGTTCGACAGCTCCTACGAGCGTGGCCAGCCTGCTGAATTCCCGGTCGGTGGTGTGATCGCTGGCTGGACCGAAGCCCTGCAGCTGATGAATGCTGGCAGCAAATGGCGCCTGTATGTGCCGAGCGAGCTGGCCTACGGCGCCCAAGGCGTTGGCAGCATCCCGCCGCATAGCGTGCTGGTATTCGACGTCGAACTGCTCGACGTTCTGTAA
- a CDS encoding DUF6482 family protein, protein MNLHQLNTEARAGHVDELNLIAIEGGDYLLEARIKGHAHPLADTRGERLRVHSVEDARKLLQTIPMVSMNLVHWSVQDEMCGMGSHPEEDLKVPISQRSAW, encoded by the coding sequence ATGAACCTGCATCAGCTCAATACCGAGGCCAGGGCCGGCCATGTCGACGAATTGAACCTGATCGCCATCGAAGGTGGTGATTATCTGCTCGAGGCCCGCATCAAGGGCCACGCCCACCCCTTGGCTGATACCCGTGGTGAACGCCTGCGTGTGCACTCGGTGGAAGACGCCCGCAAGTTGCTGCAAACCATCCCGATGGTCTCGATGAACCTGGTGCATTGGTCCGTGCAGGACGAAATGTGCGGCATGGGTTCGCATCCCGAAGAAGACCTCAAGGTACCCATCTCCCAGCGTTCGGCCTGGTAG
- a CDS encoding TIGR00645 family protein, with protein sequence MERILENAMYASRWLLAPIYFGLSLGLLALALKFFQEVIHVLPNVFALSEADLILVILSLIDMSLVGGLLVMVMISGYENFVSQLDIDDSKEKLNWLGKMDSSSLKMKVAASIVAISSIHLLRVFMDAQNISTDYLMWYVIIHMTFVVSAFCMGYLDKVTKH encoded by the coding sequence ATGGAACGTATTCTCGAAAACGCGATGTATGCGTCGCGCTGGCTGCTCGCCCCCATCTATTTCGGCCTGTCCCTCGGCCTGTTGGCCTTGGCGCTGAAGTTTTTCCAGGAAGTCATCCACGTCCTGCCCAACGTCTTTGCCCTGAGCGAAGCCGACCTGATCCTGGTGATCCTGTCGCTGATCGACATGTCGCTGGTAGGCGGCCTGCTGGTCATGGTGATGATCTCCGGCTACGAGAACTTCGTCTCGCAACTGGACATCGACGATAGCAAGGAGAAGCTCAACTGGCTGGGCAAGATGGACTCTTCGTCGCTGAAGATGAAGGTCGCTGCCTCGATCGTGGCCATTTCCTCCATCCACCTGCTGCGGGTGTTCATGGACGCGCAGAACATTTCTACCGATTACCTGATGTGGTACGTGATCATCCACATGACCTTCGTGGTGTCGGCGTTCTGCATGGGCTACCTGGACAAAGTCACCAAGCACTGA
- a CDS encoding Lon protease family protein, with protein MPDPVAARLRLAPEALTRRFSPEQFAFANTDDLEPFRGVLGQERAVEALQFGVAMPRPGYNVYVMGEPGTGRFSFVKRYLKAEGKRQQTPADWVYVNHFDDTREPRALELPSGSAAEFISDMGGLIDNLLATFPAVFEHPSYQQKKGAIDRAFNQRYDRALDVIERASLEKDVALYRDASNVAFTPMADGKALDEAEFAQLPEEVREQFHEDIAFLEERLNEELASLPQWKRESNNHLRQLNEETITLALQPLLAPLSEKYAENAAVCAYLQSVQLNLLRTVVEQLVDDSKTDAVARKLLEEQYAPSLVVGHHAVGGAPVVFEPHPTYDNLFGRIEYSTDQGALYTSYRQLRPGALHRANGGFLILEAEKMLGEPFVWDALKRALQSRKLKMESPIGELGRVASVSLQPQMIPLNVKLVIIGSRQLYYALQDHDPDFQEMFRVLVDFDEDMPMVDENLEQFAQLLRTRTNEEGMAPLTSDAVARLATYSARLAENQSRLSARIGDLFQLVSEADFIRQLASDEMTDAGHIERALKAKATRTGRVSQRVLDDMLAGIILIDTEGAAIGKCNGLTVLEVGDSAFGMPARISATVYPGGSGIVDIEREVNLGQPIHSKGVMILTGYLGSRYAQEFPLAISASIALEQSYGYVDGDSASLGEACTLISALSRTPLKQCFAITGSINQFGEVQAVGGVNEKIEGFFRLCEARGLTGEQGVIIPRANVATLMLDERVLQAVENGVFHVYAVSQADEALSLLVGEDAGELDEQGQFTEGSVNARVVERLREIAEMISEEDIEKAEKERLEEVIAQAKPA; from the coding sequence ATGCCCGATCCCGTCGCTGCGCGCCTGCGTCTCGCGCCTGAAGCTTTGACCAGGCGTTTTTCCCCCGAGCAGTTTGCCTTTGCCAATACCGACGATCTGGAGCCGTTTCGCGGAGTCCTGGGCCAGGAACGTGCAGTTGAGGCCCTGCAGTTTGGGGTGGCCATGCCACGCCCCGGTTACAACGTGTATGTGATGGGCGAGCCCGGCACCGGGCGCTTCTCGTTCGTCAAACGCTACCTCAAGGCCGAGGGCAAGCGCCAGCAGACCCCGGCCGACTGGGTCTACGTCAACCACTTCGATGACACCCGCGAGCCACGGGCACTGGAGCTGCCGTCGGGTAGCGCTGCAGAGTTCATCAGCGACATGGGCGGCCTGATCGACAACCTGCTGGCGACGTTCCCGGCGGTGTTCGAGCACCCGTCCTATCAGCAGAAGAAGGGCGCCATCGACCGCGCCTTCAACCAGCGTTACGACCGCGCCCTGGATGTCATCGAGCGCGCCTCGCTGGAAAAGGACGTGGCCCTGTATCGCGACGCCAGCAATGTCGCCTTTACCCCGATGGCCGACGGCAAGGCCCTGGACGAAGCCGAATTCGCCCAGCTGCCGGAAGAGGTCCGCGAGCAGTTCCACGAGGACATCGCCTTCCTTGAGGAGCGCCTCAATGAAGAACTGGCCAGCCTGCCACAGTGGAAGCGCGAGTCGAACAACCACCTGCGCCAGCTCAACGAAGAAACCATTACCCTGGCCCTGCAGCCTTTGCTGGCGCCGCTGTCGGAAAAGTATGCCGAGAACGCAGCGGTGTGCGCCTACCTGCAATCGGTGCAGTTGAACCTGCTGCGTACCGTGGTCGAGCAACTGGTCGATGACAGCAAGACCGACGCCGTGGCGCGCAAGCTGCTCGAAGAGCAGTACGCCCCAAGCCTGGTGGTCGGTCACCACGCCGTCGGTGGCGCACCTGTGGTGTTCGAACCGCACCCGACTTACGACAACCTGTTCGGGCGGATCGAATACAGCACCGACCAAGGGGCGCTGTACACCTCCTATCGCCAGCTGCGCCCGGGCGCCCTGCACCGTGCCAATGGTGGCTTCCTGATCCTTGAAGCGGAGAAGATGCTCGGCGAGCCGTTCGTCTGGGATGCGCTCAAGCGCGCCCTGCAGTCGCGCAAGTTGAAGATGGAGTCGCCGATCGGTGAGCTGGGCCGCGTCGCCAGCGTCAGCCTGCAGCCGCAGATGATCCCGCTCAACGTCAAGCTGGTGATCATCGGCTCGCGTCAGCTGTACTACGCATTGCAGGACCATGATCCGGACTTTCAGGAGATGTTCCGGGTGCTGGTGGATTTCGACGAAGACATGCCGATGGTCGACGAGAACCTCGAGCAGTTCGCCCAGCTGTTGCGCACCCGCACCAACGAGGAGGGCATGGCGCCGTTGACCAGCGATGCGGTGGCGCGCCTGGCCACCTACAGCGCGCGGCTGGCGGAAAACCAGTCGCGCCTGTCGGCGCGTATCGGTGACCTGTTCCAGTTGGTCAGCGAGGCCGATTTCATCCGCCAGCTGGCCAGTGACGAAATGACCGACGCCGGGCACATCGAGCGTGCGCTCAAGGCCAAGGCCACACGCACCGGGCGCGTTTCGCAGCGCGTGCTCGATGACATGCTCGCCGGCATCATCCTGATCGACACCGAAGGCGCGGCTATCGGCAAGTGCAACGGCCTGACCGTGCTAGAGGTCGGCGACTCGGCGTTCGGCATGCCAGCGCGCATTTCCGCCACTGTCTACCCGGGCGGCAGCGGCATCGTCGACATCGAGCGCGAGGTCAACCTCGGCCAGCCGATACACTCCAAGGGGGTGATGATCCTCACCGGTTACCTGGGCAGCCGCTATGCCCAGGAATTCCCCTTGGCGATTTCCGCGAGCATTGCCCTGGAGCAGTCCTACGGCTATGTGGACGGTGACAGTGCCTCGCTGGGTGAGGCGTGCACGCTGATCTCGGCATTGTCGCGCACCCCGCTCAAGCAGTGCTTCGCGATCACCGGCTCGATCAACCAGTTCGGTGAAGTGCAGGCGGTGGGTGGGGTCAACGAAAAGATCGAAGGCTTCTTCCGCCTGTGTGAGGCCCGCGGCCTGACGGGCGAGCAGGGGGTAATCATCCCGCGTGCCAACGTGGCGACATTGATGCTCGATGAGCGTGTGCTGCAGGCGGTCGAGAACGGCGTGTTCCACGTCTATGCGGTCAGCCAGGCTGACGAGGCGCTGAGCCTGCTGGTGGGTGAAGACGCCGGGGAATTGGACGAGCAGGGTCAGTTCACCGAAGGCAGCGTCAACGCCCGGGTTGTCGAGCGCTTGCGCGAGATCGCCGAGATGATTAGCGAGGAAGACATCGAGAAGGCGGAGAAGGAACGCCTGGAAGAGGTGATTGCCCAGGCCAAGCCAGCCTGA
- a CDS encoding DUF3015 domain-containing protein, with protein sequence MKRILLGTLFTVVSLNAMAEAPGGPNCGWGNMLFEGQRGTPAHFLASTTNGTSGNATFGMTSGTNGCSTKASLTYGGKSWFAMNGMMNELSEDMAMGQGEALTTYAVVLGVAPEDRGYFNSVTHQHFNQIFSSADVNAETVHSNTLAVLKNDPRLAKYATEA encoded by the coding sequence ATGAAACGGATTCTTCTGGGTACTCTGTTCACCGTGGTCTCCCTCAATGCCATGGCCGAAGCGCCAGGCGGCCCGAACTGCGGCTGGGGCAACATGCTGTTCGAAGGCCAGCGCGGCACGCCGGCTCACTTCCTGGCATCCACCACCAACGGTACTTCCGGTAACGCCACCTTCGGCATGACCTCCGGCACCAACGGCTGCTCCACCAAGGCCTCGCTGACCTATGGCGGCAAGTCCTGGTTTGCCATGAATGGCATGATGAACGAACTGTCCGAAGACATGGCCATGGGCCAGGGCGAAGCACTCACCACCTACGCGGTGGTACTGGGTGTGGCGCCGGAAGACCGCGGCTACTTCAACTCGGTCACCCACCAGCACTTCAACCAGATCTTCAGCAGCGCCGACGTAAATGCCGAAACTGTCCACAGCAACACCCTGGCCGTTCTGAAGAACGACCCACGCCTGGCCAAGTACGCTACCGAGGCCTAA
- a CDS encoding DUF4105 domain-containing protein, protein MLKRLAYLALCACAPVHAAPALDEGRLQQLANTPYWIALGHYETAKLGGWRSYVDDRKFFLAEDGAHHPDQELRATVQALYAPASLGDKHAQCVFPARTRWLTEQLGLQGLPQPDCQEFKTWYKSVDPHSAALIFPAAYLNSPSSMFGHTLLRIDQSNTRSDDTTLLSYAINFGAYIEGSDNSILYAWKGLMGGYPGLFALMPYQEKLSEYRSLENRDLWEYQLDLTPEETGRMVEHVWELKQVQFDYFFFDENCSYRLLELLQVARPSLDLTSQFPLTAIPTDTVKAVKQSGMVASETYRPSRERELLARAEPLDLDEKRQVLAVSSDTAQLQSPAFTALPRERQALVQDAAYRLERYRANGQERDPGQARRSFELLRAINRNPPPPLQIERPGLPEEGHDSRTWQLGVGTREDRAYAEYGLRMAYHDLNDNAYGFPLGAQIEILQLKVRQYEGNDWQVQRLDLATIRSLTPRNELLKPWSWQVAGGLERVPGKHDDEVLVSHVNGGAGGTWQLADGLLGFALGTVRVEHHNDFAQFIAPAAGFNGGLLWRNGLGNMTLEAKGDYFTNGEVRRSVSLNQQWEISQNLGLRLSASREFSHLATAQNEVMLELKWYHY, encoded by the coding sequence ATGCTCAAACGCCTCGCTTACCTGGCGCTGTGTGCCTGCGCCCCTGTTCATGCCGCGCCTGCGCTGGATGAAGGCCGTCTCCAGCAACTGGCCAATACCCCCTACTGGATTGCCCTGGGCCACTACGAAACCGCCAAGCTCGGCGGCTGGCGCAGCTATGTAGACGACCGCAAATTCTTCCTCGCCGAGGACGGTGCGCACCACCCGGACCAGGAACTGCGGGCTACGGTGCAAGCGCTGTATGCCCCGGCCAGCCTGGGCGACAAGCATGCCCAATGCGTGTTCCCCGCACGCACCCGCTGGCTGACCGAGCAACTGGGCCTGCAAGGTTTGCCGCAGCCGGACTGCCAGGAGTTCAAGACCTGGTACAAATCGGTCGACCCCCACAGCGCGGCACTGATCTTCCCGGCGGCTTACCTGAACAGCCCGTCGTCGATGTTCGGCCATACCCTGCTGCGTATCGACCAGTCCAACACCCGCAGCGACGACACCACGCTGCTGAGTTATGCCATCAACTTCGGCGCCTATATCGAAGGCAGCGACAACAGCATCCTGTATGCCTGGAAGGGTCTGATGGGCGGCTATCCCGGGCTGTTTGCCCTGATGCCCTACCAGGAAAAACTGTCGGAATACCGCAGCCTGGAAAACCGCGACCTGTGGGAGTACCAGCTAGACCTGACGCCGGAGGAAACCGGGCGCATGGTCGAGCATGTGTGGGAACTCAAGCAGGTCCAGTTCGATTACTTCTTCTTCGACGAAAACTGCTCCTACCGCCTGCTGGAATTGCTGCAAGTGGCGCGACCGAGCCTGGACCTGACCTCGCAGTTTCCGCTGACCGCGATCCCCACCGACACGGTCAAGGCCGTGAAACAGTCGGGTATGGTCGCCAGCGAAACCTACCGGCCCTCGCGAGAACGGGAATTGTTGGCCCGGGCCGAACCGCTGGACCTCGATGAGAAACGCCAGGTGCTGGCCGTCAGTTCCGACACTGCGCAGTTGCAGAGCCCGGCATTCACCGCCCTGCCCCGCGAGCGCCAGGCCTTGGTGCAGGATGCCGCGTACCGCCTGGAACGTTACCGAGCCAACGGCCAGGAGCGCGACCCCGGCCAGGCACGGCGCAGCTTCGAGCTGCTGCGGGCGATAAACCGCAACCCGCCACCGCCCCTGCAGATCGAACGCCCAGGCCTGCCCGAGGAGGGGCACGACTCACGCACCTGGCAGCTTGGCGTCGGCACCCGGGAAGACCGCGCCTATGCCGAATACGGGCTGCGCATGGCGTATCACGACCTGAACGACAATGCCTACGGCTTCCCGCTGGGCGCGCAGATCGAAATCCTGCAGCTCAAGGTGCGCCAGTACGAAGGCAACGACTGGCAGGTGCAACGCCTGGACCTGGCCACCATTCGTTCGCTGACACCTCGCAACGAACTGCTCAAGCCTTGGTCGTGGCAGGTCGCCGGTGGCCTGGAGCGGGTGCCGGGCAAGCATGACGACGAAGTGCTGGTAAGCCATGTCAACGGCGGTGCCGGCGGCACCTGGCAGTTGGCCGATGGGCTGCTGGGCTTTGCCTTGGGCACTGTGCGGGTCGAGCACCATAACGACTTCGCCCAGTTCATCGCCCCGGCGGCGGGGTTCAATGGCGGGCTGCTGTGGCGCAACGGGCTGGGCAACATGACACTGGAAGCCAAAGGCGATTACTTCACCAATGGCGAAGTGCGGCGCAGTGTGAGCCTGAACCAGCAGTGGGAGATCAGCCAGAACCTGGGGCTGAGGCTGAGTGCTTCGCGGGAGTTCAGCCACCTGGCTACTGCACAGAATGAGGTGATGCTGGAGCTGAAGTGGTATCACTACTGA
- a CDS encoding GreA/GreB family elongation factor has protein sequence MSRAFVNEDQAAAQADQPVERHVSDQPNYVTTNGLRQLQQRVADLNALRAELQAQGEQGDKQRLADAERDLRYFSARVQSAQVVPAATSNSKVQIGSRVRFADEQGQEQTVQLVGEDEADASRGLINWGSPLGRALLGAGPGDEVTWRRPAGDQVIEVMDIVGEA, from the coding sequence ATGAGCCGCGCATTCGTCAACGAGGACCAAGCCGCCGCCCAGGCCGACCAGCCGGTGGAGCGGCACGTCAGCGACCAGCCCAACTACGTCACCACCAATGGCCTGCGCCAGCTGCAGCAGCGCGTGGCCGACCTCAATGCCTTGCGTGCCGAGCTGCAGGCCCAGGGCGAACAGGGCGACAAGCAACGGCTGGCCGATGCCGAGCGTGACTTGCGCTATTTCAGCGCCAGGGTGCAGAGCGCGCAGGTGGTGCCCGCCGCTACTTCGAACAGCAAGGTGCAGATTGGCAGCCGCGTGCGGTTTGCCGATGAGCAGGGGCAGGAACAGACCGTGCAACTGGTTGGGGAAGATGAAGCCGATGCCAGCCGGGGGCTGATCAATTGGGGGTCGCCATTGGGGCGGGCATTGCTGGGCGCAGGGCCTGGGGATGAAGTGACGTGGCGGCGCCCGGCGGGGGATCAGGTGATCGAGGTGATGGATATCGTGGGTGAGGCCTGA
- the gdhA gene encoding NADP-specific glutamate dehydrogenase gives MIESVDHFLERLKQRDPAQPEFHQAVEEVLRSLWPFLEANPHYLQAGILERMVEPERAVLFRVSWVDDQGKVQVNRGYRIQMSSAIGPYKGGLRFHPSVNLGVLKFLAFEQVFKNSLTSLPMGGGKGGSDFDPKGKSDAEVMRFCQAFMSELYRHIGADLDVPAGDIGVGAREIGFMFGQYKRLANQFTSVLTGKGMTYGGSLIRPEATGYGCVYFAEEMLKRQDLRIDGRRVAISGSGNVAQYAARKVMDLGGKVISLSDSEGTLYAEAGLTDAQWDAVMALKNVKRGRISELADQFGLEFRKGQTPWSLPCDIALPCATQNELGSEDARTLLRNGCICVAEGANMPTTLEAVDIFLEAGILYAPGKASNAGGVAVSGLEMSQNAMRLLWTAGEVDSKLHHIMQSIHHACVHYGEEADGKINYVKGANIAGFVKVADAMLAQGVV, from the coding sequence ATGATCGAATCTGTCGACCATTTCCTCGAGCGCCTGAAGCAGCGCGACCCGGCCCAGCCCGAATTCCACCAGGCGGTGGAGGAGGTGCTGCGCAGCCTCTGGCCGTTCCTTGAAGCCAACCCACACTACCTGCAGGCCGGCATTCTCGAGCGCATGGTCGAACCCGAGCGCGCGGTGCTGTTCCGCGTGTCGTGGGTCGATGACCAGGGCAAGGTTCAGGTCAACCGCGGCTACCGCATCCAGATGAGCAGCGCCATCGGCCCCTACAAGGGCGGCCTGCGTTTCCACCCCTCGGTAAACCTGGGTGTGCTCAAGTTCCTGGCCTTCGAGCAGGTATTCAAGAACTCCCTCACCTCGTTGCCCATGGGCGGCGGCAAGGGCGGCTCGGACTTCGACCCCAAGGGCAAGAGCGACGCCGAAGTGATGCGCTTCTGCCAGGCCTTCATGAGCGAGCTGTACCGCCACATCGGCGCCGACCTGGACGTGCCTGCCGGTGATATCGGAGTGGGCGCCCGCGAGATCGGCTTCATGTTCGGCCAATACAAGCGCCTGGCCAACCAGTTCACCTCGGTGCTGACCGGCAAGGGCATGACCTACGGCGGCAGCCTGATCCGCCCTGAAGCCACCGGCTACGGCTGTGTGTACTTCGCCGAAGAAATGCTCAAGCGTCAGGACCTGCGCATCGACGGTCGTCGCGTAGCAATTTCCGGTTCCGGCAACGTTGCCCAGTACGCTGCGCGCAAGGTCATGGACCTGGGCGGTAAGGTGATCTCGCTGTCCGACTCCGAAGGCACTCTGTACGCCGAAGCCGGCCTGACCGACGCCCAGTGGGACGCCGTGATGGCGCTGAAGAACGTCAAGCGTGGCCGCATCAGCGAACTGGCCGATCAGTTCGGGCTGGAGTTCCGCAAGGGCCAGACGCCATGGAGCCTGCCGTGCGACATCGCCCTGCCGTGTGCCACGCAGAACGAACTGGGCAGCGAAGACGCCCGCACCCTGCTGCGTAACGGCTGCATCTGCGTAGCGGAAGGCGCCAACATGCCGACCACGCTGGAGGCTGTGGATATCTTCCTGGAGGCTGGCATCCTGTACGCACCGGGCAAGGCATCCAACGCCGGCGGCGTGGCCGTTTCGGGCCTGGAGATGTCACAGAACGCCATGCGCCTGCTGTGGACCGCCGGTGAAGTGGACAGCAAGCTGCACCACATCATGCAGTCGATCCACCATGCTTGCGTGCACTACGGTGAAGAGGCCGATGGCAAGATCAACTACGTAAAAGGCGCCAACATCGCCGGCTTCGTCAAAGTCGCGGACGCGATGCTGGCCCAGGGCGTGGTCTGA